The Deltaproteobacteria bacterium genome window below encodes:
- a CDS encoding class I SAM-dependent methyltransferase, which yields MAANAQEFDRIAKEIFAPIYPVIAEQILQRTGVTHGHALDIGCGSGYLGLALAEQSGLELTLFDQSEDMLALARKNIADRGLDDRVGTLRGDVARIPLPENSTNLAVSRGSVFFWEKPALAFSEIHRVLAPGGRAVIGGGFGNATLKDEISQKMEARETEPGQWRAWVKNNLSADTVRKFETALHEAKITRFDIDLNEETGFWITLDK from the coding sequence ATGGCCGCCAACGCCCAGGAATTCGACCGCATCGCCAAGGAAATTTTCGCACCCATCTATCCGGTCATCGCCGAACAAATCCTGCAACGCACCGGCGTCACCCACGGCCACGCCCTGGATATCGGCTGCGGCAGCGGCTACCTCGGCCTGGCCCTGGCCGAGCAAAGCGGCCTGGAGCTGACCCTGTTCGATCAGTCCGAGGACATGCTGGCCCTGGCCCGGAAAAATATCGCCGACCGCGGCCTGGACGACCGGGTCGGGACCCTGCGGGGCGACGTGGCCCGCATCCCGCTGCCGGAAAATTCGACCAACTTGGCCGTGAGCCGTGGCTCGGTATTTTTCTGGGAAAAGCCAGCCCTGGCCTTCAGCGAGATCCACCGCGTCCTCGCCCCCGGCGGTCGGGCCGTCATTGGCGGGGGATTCGGCAACGCGACCCTGAAAGACGAAATCTCCCAAAAAATGGAGGCCAGGGAAACAGAACCGGGCCAATGGCGGGCCTGGGTCAAAAACAACCTGAGCGCCGATACGGTCCGCAAATTCGAAACAGCCCTGCACGAAGCCAAAATCACGCGATTTGACATCGACCTGAACGAAGAAACGGGTTTCTGGATCACCCTGGACAAATAG
- a CDS encoding helix-turn-helix domain-containing protein, with protein MKTGEINLTCNLKALRQARGMSQSQLAELIGVKRQAIYDIETGKYTPNTALALRLAKYLQCTVEDLFVEEVGGEEAVTLVDDVVMDSVRVALARIRGRLMAYPLTGKRLLLEGFEPADGVMSVRTGSARLLSPASSLDQTLILFGCDPAFSILGTHTMRQAPHVRVHCLFASSRNALVKLAAGQAHLAGTHMHSTAEGDGNLLLARELLQGRPATVLAFSHIEEGLMVAPGNPLDVRSVADLGAGRARLVNREPGAALRSLLDAHLDRLGIPGASVTGYDRETGTHHDSAINVLFGRADVALGFRAIAESYGLDFVPVETVRCDLVVPKDLQSMAEVGSLLDTLQTRKMREDLLSLPGYDARDTGKIIAEL; from the coding sequence ATGAAAACCGGAGAAATCAATCTGACCTGCAATTTGAAGGCGTTGCGTCAGGCCAGGGGCATGTCCCAATCCCAGTTGGCCGAGTTGATTGGCGTCAAGCGCCAGGCCATTTATGACATCGAGACCGGCAAATACACGCCGAACACGGCCCTGGCCCTGCGTTTGGCCAAATATCTGCAATGCACGGTGGAGGATTTGTTTGTCGAGGAAGTCGGCGGCGAGGAGGCCGTGACCCTGGTCGATGATGTCGTCATGGATTCGGTGCGTGTGGCCTTGGCCCGTATCCGGGGACGCCTCATGGCCTATCCGTTGACCGGCAAACGCCTGCTGCTGGAAGGCTTCGAACCAGCCGACGGCGTCATGAGCGTGCGCACGGGATCGGCCCGTCTGCTCAGTCCGGCCAGCAGCCTGGATCAAACCCTCATTCTGTTTGGCTGCGACCCGGCTTTTTCCATCCTGGGCACGCACACCATGCGCCAAGCCCCGCACGTGCGGGTGCACTGTCTGTTCGCATCCAGCCGCAACGCCCTGGTCAAGCTGGCCGCTGGTCAGGCGCATTTGGCCGGCACGCACATGCACAGCACGGCCGAGGGTGACGGCAACCTGCTCCTGGCTCGGGAATTGTTGCAGGGTCGTCCGGCCACGGTGCTGGCCTTTTCGCATATCGAGGAAGGGTTGATGGTCGCGCCCGGCAATCCTCTGGACGTTCGCTCGGTGGCCGATCTGGGGGCGGGACGGGCGCGACTCGTCAACCGCGAGCCCGGCGCGGCCCTGCGCAGTCTGCTGGACGCGCATCTGGACAGGCTCGGCATTCCCGGCGCCAGCGTCACGGGGTACGACCGGGAAACGGGCACGCATCACGACAGCGCCATCAATGTTCTTTTCGGTCGGGCCGATGTCGCCCTGGGCTTTCGGGCCATCGCCGAGTCGTACGGGCTGGATTTCGTGCCCGTGGAGACCGTGCGCTGCGATCTGGTCGTGCCCAAGGATCTGCAATCCATGGCCGAGGTCGGCTCTTTGCTGGACACCCTGCAGACGCGCAAAATGCGCGAGGATTTGCTTTCCCTTCCCGGCTACGATGCCAGGGACACGGGCAAGATTATCGCGGAATTGTGA